A single window of Candidatus Eisenbacteria bacterium DNA harbors:
- a CDS encoding DinB family protein has protein sequence MYTPAALLDLHERAHHSLEKLLAHCRQLSAAERDGEMDGFGYPSVRAQIHHIIGAEEYWIGVLQGRLEVDENDSDYPTIEKLELYRKKVFSATQKYLRAASTEELNTAREMMTWGNNERMLTPAHVVIRPLTHIYSHQGQILAMCRLMGKPASGMDFPIS, from the coding sequence ATGTACACGCCTGCAGCCCTGCTCGATCTCCATGAACGCGCCCATCACAGCCTGGAGAAACTATTGGCGCACTGCCGCCAGCTGAGCGCAGCGGAACGGGATGGCGAGATGGATGGTTTTGGCTATCCCTCGGTCCGGGCGCAAATCCATCACATTATCGGCGCAGAGGAGTATTGGATCGGTGTGCTACAGGGGCGTCTCGAAGTCGATGAGAATGACTCAGACTACCCCACAATCGAGAAGCTGGAGTTGTACCGCAAGAAAGTTTTCTCCGCGACGCAGAAGTACCTGCGCGCGGCCTCTACGGAGGAACTCAACACCGCCCGCGAGATGATGACATGGGGAAATAATGAAAGGATGTTGACGCCGGCGCATGTTGTTATACGCCCCCTTACACATATATATTCTCATCAAGGCCAAATCCTTGCGATGTGCCGGTTGATGGGGAAACCGGCATCGGGAATGGAC